One stretch of Mus pahari chromosome 5, PAHARI_EIJ_v1.1, whole genome shotgun sequence DNA includes these proteins:
- the LOC110322701 gene encoding histone H3.3: MARTKQTARKSTGGKAPRKQLATKAARKSAPSTGGVKKPHRYRPGTVALREIRRYQKSTELLIRKLPFQRLVREIAQDFKTDLRFQSAAIGALQEASEAXLVGLFEDTNLCAIHAKRVTIMPKDIQLARRIRGERA; this comes from the exons ATGGCTCGTACAAAGCAGACTGCCCGCAAATCCACCGGTGGTAAAGCACCCAGGAAACAACTGGCTACAAAAGCCGCTCGCAAGAGTGCGCCCTCTACTGGAGGGGTGAAGAAACCTCATCGTTACAG GCCTGGTACTGTGGCACTCCGTGAAATCAGACGCTATCAGAAGTCCACTGAACTTCTGATCCGCAAGCTCCCCTTTCAGCGTCTGGTGCGAGAAATTGCTCAGGACTTCAAAACAGATCTGCGCTTCCAGAGTGCAGCTATTGGTGCTTTGCAG GAGGCAAGTGAGGCCTNTCTGGTTGGCCTTTTTGAAGATACCAATCTGTGTGCTATCCATGCCAAACGTGTAACAATTATGCCAAAAGATATCCAGCTAGCACGCCGCATACGCGGAGAACGTGCTTAA